In a single window of the Pongo abelii isolate AG06213 chromosome 1, NHGRI_mPonAbe1-v2.0_pri, whole genome shotgun sequence genome:
- the LOC100445138 gene encoding metaxin-1 translates to MLLGGPPRSPRSGTSPKGPRSSTGHVQFGKSPQTWPRRTRPCSPEPAAPSGVRGSTWPRRRDSPRRAGPTALSRYVGHLWMGRRSPSPEARGPLPRSSASSRARRSLASPGTSPGPLTATTGGAVAGGGPVQERAEAHKEVFPGQRAGKMAAPMELFCWSGGWGLPSVDLDSLAVLTYARFTGAPLKVHKISNPWRSPSGTLPALRTSHGEVISVPHKIITHLRKEKYNADYDLSARQGADTLAFMSLLEEKLLPVLVHTFWIDTKNYVEVTRKWYAEAMPFPLNFFLPGRMQRQYMERLQLLTGEHRPEDEEELEKELYREARECLTLLSQRLGSQKFFFGDAPASLDAFVFSYLALLLQAKLPSGKLQVHLRGLHNLCAYCTHILSLYFPWDGAEVPPQRQTPAGPETEEEPYRRRNQILSVLAGLAAMVGYALLSGIVSIQRATPARAPGTQTLGMAEEDEEE, encoded by the exons ATGCTGCTCGGGGGACCCCCCCGCAGTCCCCGCTCGGGGACGAGCCCCAAGGGGCCCCGGAGCAGTACAGGCCACGTGCAGTTTGGCAAGAGCCCCCAGACCTGGCCCAGGCGCACAAGACCCTGCTCTCCTGAGCCTGCCGCGCCTTCAGGGGTTCGGGGCTCCACTTGGCCGAGGCGCCGTGACTCTCCGAGGCGCGCCGGGCCGACAGCGCTGTCCCGCTACGTGGGCCACCTCTGGATGGGCCGGCGGTCGCCCTCCCCCGAGGCCCGCGGCCCACTCCCCCGCAGTTCAGCTTCCAGTCGGGCCAGAAGAAGCCTCGCCTCCCCGGGGACCTCCCCAGGCCCCCTGACCGCAACGACCGGAGGGGCGGTGGCGGGGGGCGGGCCCGTGCAGGAGAGAGCAGAAGCACACAAGGAAGTGTTTCCGGGACAGAGGGCGGGCAAGATGGCGGCGCCCATGGAGCTGTTCTGCTGGtcagggggctgggggctgccGTCAGTGGACCTGGACAGCCTGGCCGTGCTG ACCTATGCCAGATTTACTGGTGCTCCACTGAAGGTGCACAAGATCAGCAACCCCTGGCGGAGCCCTTCAG GAACTCTGCCTGCCCTTCGGACCAGTCATGGAGAGGTCATCTCAGTTCCACACAAGATCATCACCCACCTTCGAAAAGAG AAGTACAATGCTGATTATGATCTGTCAGCTCGGCAAGGGGCAGACACCCTGGCCTTCATGTCTCTCCTGGAGGAGAAGTTGCTCCCGGTGCTG GTACATACTTTTTGGATAGACACCAAGAACTACGTGGAAGTGACCCGGAAGTGGTATGCAGAGGCTATGCCCTTTCCCCTCAACTTCTTCCTGCCTGGCCGCATGCAGCGGCAGTACATGGAACGGCTACAGCTGCTGACCGGGGAGCACAGGCCTGAGGATGAGGAAGAGCTGGAGAAGGAG CTGTACCGAGAGGCTCGAGAGTGTCTGACCCTGCTCTCTCAGCGCCTGGGCTCTCAAAAGTTCTTCTTTGGAGATGC CCCTGCCTCCTTGGACGCCTTCGTCTTTAGCTACTTGGCCCTGCTGCTGCAGGCAAAGCTGCCCAGTGGGAAGCTGCAGGTCCACCTGCGGGGGCTGCACAACCTCTGTGCCTATTGTACCCACATTCTCAGTCTCTACTTCCCCTGGGATGGAG CTGAGGTACCACCGCAACGCCAGACACCAGCAGGCCCAGAGACTGAGGAGGAGCCATACCGGCGCCGGAACCAGATCCTATCTGTGCTGGCAGGACTGGCAGCCATGGTGGGCTACGCCTTGCTCAGTGGCATTGTCTCCATCCAGCGGGCAACGCCTGCTCGGGCCCCAGGCACCCAGACCCTGGGCATGGCtgaggaggatgaagaggaaTGA
- the LOC112128502 gene encoding LOW QUALITY PROTEIN: lysosomal acid glucosylceramidase-like (The sequence of the model RefSeq protein was modified relative to this genomic sequence to represent the inferred CDS: inserted 1 base in 1 codon), which yields MEFSSPSREECPKPSGRVNIMAGSLTGLLLLQAVSWASGTFSRYESRNSGRRMELSTGPXRANCTGTGIGYNIIRVPMASCDFSIRTYTYADTPDDFQLHNFSLPEEDTKLKIPLIHRALQLARRPVSLLASPWTSPTWLKTNGAVNGKGSLKGQPGDIYHQTWARYFVKFLDAYAEHKLQWAVTAENEPSAGLLSGYPFQCLGFTPEHQRDFIARDLGPTLANSTHHNVRLLMLNDQCLLLPHWAKVVLTDPEAAKYVHGIAVHWYLDFLAPAKATLGETHHLFPNTMLFASEACVGSKFWEQSVQLGSWDRGMQYSHSIITNLLYHVVGWTDWNLALNPEGGPNWVRNFVDSPIIVDITKDTFYKQPMFYHLGHFSKFIPEGSQRVGLVASQKNDLDTVALMHPDGSAVVVVLNRSSKDVPLTIKDPAVGFLETISPGYSIHTYLWRRQ from the exons ATGGAGTTTTCAAGTCCTTCCAGAGAG GAATGTCCCAAGCCTTCGGGTAGGGTAAACATCATGGCTGGCAGCCTCACAGGATTGCTTCTACTTCAGGCAGTGTCGTGGGCATCAG GTACCTTCAGCCGCTACGAGAGCAGAAACAGTGGGCGTCGGATGGAGCTGAGTACGGGAC TCCGGGCTAATTGCACCGGCACAG GAATCGGATATAACATCATCCGGGTACCCATGGCCAGCTGTGACTTCTCCATCCGCACCTACACCTATGCAGACACCCCTGATGATTTCCAGTTGcacaacttcagcctcccagaggaaGATACCAAGCTCAAG ATACCCCTGATTCACCGAGCCCTGCAGTTGGCCCGGCGTCCTGTTTCACTCCTTGCCAGCCCCTGGACATCACCCACTTGGCTCAAGACCAATGGAGCGGTGAATGGGAAGGGGTCACTCAAGGGACAGCCCGGAGACATCTACCACCAGACCTGGGCCAGATACTTTGTGAA GTTCCTGGATGCCTATGCTGAGCACAAGTTACAGTGGGCAGTGACAGCTGAAAATGAGCCTTCTGCTGGGCTGTTGAGTGGATACCCCTTCCAGTGCCTGGGCTTCACCCCTGAACATCAGCGAGACTTCATTGCCCGTGACCTAGGTCCTACCCTCGCAAACAGTACTCATCACAATGTCCGCCTACTCATGCTGAATGACCAATGCTTGCTGCTGCCCCACTGGGCAAAAGTG GTACTGACAGACCCAGAAGCAGCTAAGTATGTTCATGGCATTGCTGTACATTGGTACCTGGACTTCCTGGCTCCAGCCAAAGCCACCCTAGGGGAGacacaccacctgttccccaacaCTATGCTCTTTGCCTCAGAGGCCTGTGTGGGCTCCAAGTTCTGGGAGCAAAGTGTGCAGCTAGGCTCCTGGGATCGAGGGATGCAGTACAGCCACAGCATCATCACG AACCTCCTGTACCATGTGGTCGGCTGGACCGACTGGAACCTTGCCCTGAACCCCGAAGGAGGACCCAATTGGGTGCGTAACTTTGTCGACAGTCCCATCATTGTAGACATCACCAAGGACACGTTTTACAAACAGCCCATGTTCTACCACCTTGGCCACTTCAG CAAGTTCATTCCTGAGGGCTCCCAGAGAGTGGGGCTGGTTGCCAGTCAGAAGAACGACCTGGACACAGTGGCACTGATGCATCCCGATGGCTCTGCCGTTGTGGTCGTGCTAAACCG CTCCTCTAAGGATGTGCCTCTTACCATCAAGGATCCTGCTGTGGGCTTCCTGGAGACAATCTCACCTGGCTACTCCATTCACACCTACCTGTGGCGTCGCCAGTGA